A stretch of the Janthinobacterium sp. 64 genome encodes the following:
- a CDS encoding TraU family protein: MSLLKHTIGLILLLIGAGHAQAAPVGTCTGAFPNPIKDICWSCILPISLGSVTLGNLGGQEDTANPSSPICSCKVNPVIGLSIGFWEPVRHVEVVRKPFCLVSLGGLDLNPGIPAPEAARATDAGGAQDAFYQAHFYVNPVMYWLKAVADFPCLEAGSFDIAYMTEVDPLWSDDELTLIINPETVLFANPGAVAACAADCVAATAGFGRRELFWCAGCQGGLFPLDGHAAYHVGGVRTAELMMQRITAKMHRELLTWGMHGQKGLCGPYFLPEMDKTAYKSQLTYPIPATDKELGKCCQPFGRTTIAWGAGKEYPVKGEDFAFMLFRKRNCCVGY, encoded by the coding sequence ATGAGCCTACTAAAACACACCATCGGTTTGATCCTGCTCCTCATCGGGGCAGGCCATGCCCAGGCGGCGCCGGTCGGTACCTGCACTGGCGCCTTTCCGAACCCGATTAAGGATATCTGCTGGTCATGCATCCTGCCGATCTCCCTGGGCAGCGTCACCCTAGGCAACCTGGGCGGCCAGGAAGACACCGCCAATCCGTCCAGTCCGATTTGTTCGTGCAAAGTCAATCCGGTGATCGGCCTGTCCATCGGCTTTTGGGAACCCGTGCGCCACGTGGAAGTGGTACGCAAACCGTTCTGCCTGGTGTCCCTCGGTGGCCTCGATCTCAATCCGGGCATTCCTGCGCCAGAAGCCGCCCGGGCCACGGATGCGGGCGGCGCCCAGGACGCCTTCTACCAGGCGCATTTTTATGTCAATCCGGTCATGTACTGGCTCAAGGCAGTCGCCGATTTCCCCTGCCTGGAGGCCGGCTCCTTCGATATCGCCTACATGACCGAGGTCGATCCGCTCTGGAGCGACGACGAACTCACGCTCATCATCAATCCGGAAACGGTCCTCTTCGCCAACCCGGGCGCCGTCGCCGCCTGCGCTGCCGACTGCGTTGCCGCCACGGCGGGATTTGGCCGCCGCGAATTGTTCTGGTGTGCCGGCTGCCAGGGCGGTCTTTTCCCGCTCGATGGCCACGCGGCCTACCACGTAGGCGGGGTGCGCACCGCCGAATTGATGATGCAGCGCATCACCGCCAAGATGCACCGCGAGCTGCTGACGTGGGGCATGCATGGCCAGAAAGGGTTGTGCGGTCCGTACTTCCTGCCGGAAATGGACAAGACGGCCTACAAATCCCAGCTGACATATCCCATCCCGGCCACCGACAAGGAACTGGGCAAATGCTGCCAGCCTTTTGGACGCACTACCATCGCCTGGGGAGCGGGCAAGGAATACCCGGTCAAGGGCGAAGATTTTGCATTTATGTTATTTCGAAAAAGGAACTGCTGTGTTGGCTACTAA
- the traW gene encoding type-F conjugative transfer system protein TraW, with protein MRTTVILLLASSLIGTLAKAEELPAIGPTYPIAEQHLLDMIAQRLRALEKSGQLHKLQEQAIAKGRAAVANPAPVAGLTPAKEPRTIYFDPTYVLDKNILDAQGHVLFPAGTRTNPLAITSMSKKLMFFDARDPAQARMARTLLQRDGARIKPVLVGGSYLELMKQWKTRIYFDQQGRLVGRFGIRHVPALVYQEGMRLRIDEIVVSR; from the coding sequence ATGCGCACCACTGTGATCCTGTTGCTGGCCAGTAGCCTCATCGGCACCCTGGCCAAGGCAGAGGAACTGCCCGCGATCGGACCAACCTATCCGATTGCCGAGCAACACCTGCTCGACATGATCGCCCAGCGCTTGCGGGCGCTGGAAAAGAGCGGCCAGCTTCACAAGTTGCAGGAGCAGGCGATCGCCAAAGGCAGGGCGGCCGTGGCCAACCCGGCACCGGTGGCAGGCTTGACGCCGGCGAAGGAACCGCGAACCATTTATTTTGACCCCACCTATGTGCTCGACAAGAACATCCTCGACGCACAAGGTCACGTCCTGTTCCCCGCAGGCACCCGTACTAATCCGCTGGCGATCACGTCCATGTCGAAAAAACTGATGTTTTTTGACGCGCGCGATCCTGCACAGGCAAGGATGGCGCGCACTTTGCTTCAACGCGATGGTGCGCGGATCAAGCCGGTACTCGTCGGCGGTTCGTATCTGGAGCTGATGAAACAGTGGAAAACGCGCATTTACTTCGATCAGCAGGGCAGATTAGTAGGGCGCTTTGGCATCCGGCATGTCCCGGCCTTGGTCTATCAGGAAGGCATGCGCCTGCGCATCGACGAAATCGTGGTGAGCAGATGA
- the traF gene encoding conjugative transfer signal peptidase TraF encodes MTRDFFQHVRRRWYLYLVLVMIWTLAYVRLFIDATPRLPILFNVTPSLPYTVAVVNYRAHGIRRGDFVVYAFEGPAQRIFPGLYHQPFFKIVRGVAGDKVTVRDRHVFVNGEEVGIAKTHTTVKHLRLEPIAETVIPPSYFYVQGTSQDSFDSRYSINGLVHADAVLGVVIPIF; translated from the coding sequence GTGACCCGTGATTTCTTTCAGCATGTGCGCAGACGCTGGTATCTGTACCTGGTGCTGGTCATGATCTGGACACTTGCCTATGTGCGTCTTTTTATCGATGCCACACCGCGCTTGCCTATTCTGTTTAACGTGACACCCAGCTTGCCCTACACGGTCGCGGTGGTCAACTACCGTGCCCATGGCATCCGCCGCGGCGACTTCGTGGTGTATGCCTTCGAAGGGCCGGCGCAGCGCATCTTCCCCGGCCTGTACCACCAGCCGTTCTTCAAGATTGTGCGCGGCGTGGCCGGCGACAAAGTGACCGTCCGGGATCGCCACGTTTTCGTCAATGGCGAGGAGGTCGGTATTGCCAAGACGCATACCACCGTCAAACATCTCCGGCTCGAACCTATCGCCGAGACGGTGATTCCACCCTCGTATTTCTATGTGCAAGGCACCAGCCAGGACAGCTTCGATTCACGCTACAGCATCAATGGCCTGGTACACGCCGACGCGGTCCTGGGCGTCGTCATTCCCATCTTTTAA